CACCACTGGGTAGTCGCGCTGGTTGATGCTTTCCTGCAGGCGTAGTGCAATGCCAGGCCAGGAAAAGGTCACCTCAATCAGCAATGCACCGCCAATCAACGAGGCGACGGTGATTCCGGCAATCGTCAGCACTGGCAGAAGTGCATTAGGCAGTGCATGCCGAAGAATCACCTGGGTTTCGCTCAGTCCCCTGCTTCGGGCTGCCTCCACATAATCCGAGCGAAGACTGCGATTCAGATTCAGGCGCAGGGCATTGGTGAAGACCCCGCTCAAGAGCAATCCGAGTGTGCATGCCGGCAGCACCAAGTGGCGCAGAGCACCCTGCAGTGCAGCCCAGTTACCGCTGATCACACTGTCGGCAATCAGAAAACCGCTGCCATCAGGCGCAATCATGCCTGGGGGGAAACGACCTCCAACAGGCAGCCAGCCCAGGGTGACGGCAAACAGAAGCTGGGCCAGCATGGCCACCCAGAAAGGAGGTAAGGCGTAGGTGCCGATGCCGTAAAAGCGTCCTGCCAGATCAATCTTCCCCTCGGATCGGGCAATCGCTGTAAAACCAACCGCCAGTCCGCTTACCGCTGCCAGCAGCAGGGCGGTCACGCTCAATTCCAGGCTTGCCGGAAGCGCCTCTCGGATGATTTGACTGACCGGCTCCTGATTGATCAGCGCCTGGCCGAGGTCGCCATGCAGCAGCCCGCCGAGAAAATCCAGGTATTGCTGCCCCAGTGATTGATCCAAGCCCAAACGCGCCCTGAGTGCTGCTTTGGCTGCTTCCGGAGCGCGGCTGCCGAGCACGGCGTCCACTGGGTCGCCAGGAGCAACTCGCAGCAGCAGAAACACCAGGGTCGCGATCAGCCAGAGCATCACTGGAGCTAGGGCCAGCCGCGTCCCCGTGTAGCGAAGCAGCTCTCGACTGCGTCCCATCAGCGCTGCTCCTGCAATCGGGCCAGCACCACCTGACCATTGCCATCGAACTCCGGAGTGGCCAGGTCGGTACTGCTCCAGGCCCTGGGCGTGACGAGCCAGACCGGAATGTAGGCGGCGCCTTCAGCGGCCATCTGTTCCACGCTCTCCAGATCACGCTGTCGTGCATCACCGCGGCTGCGGTCCGACTGCTGCAATGT
This genomic window from Synechococcus sp. MIT S9220 contains:
- a CDS encoding ABC transporter permease; translated protein: MGRSRELLRYTGTRLALAPVMLWLIATLVFLLLRVAPGDPVDAVLGSRAPEAAKAALRARLGLDQSLGQQYLDFLGGLLHGDLGQALINQEPVSQIIREALPASLELSVTALLLAAVSGLAVGFTAIARSEGKIDLAGRFYGIGTYALPPFWVAMLAQLLFAVTLGWLPVGGRFPPGMIAPDGSGFLIADSVISGNWAALQGALRHLVLPACTLGLLLSGVFTNALRLNLNRSLRSDYVEAARSRGLSETQVILRHALPNALLPVLTIAGITVASLIGGALLIEVTFSWPGIALRLQESINQRDYPVVQGIVVVIAALVVLVSVAVDLLVAVLDPRVRY